The Candidatus Tanganyikabacteria bacterium DNA window GCAGCAGCAACCCGATCGCGGCGCCGGGTTCGGCCCGGTCGGCCAGGGCCCGGAACACGGTCGCCTGCTCGGCCAGCGGGCGCGTCGCGACGAACTCCCGCTGCAGCCATTCGCGAAACAACGGGTTAATCTCCAGCCCAGCGTCGGTCTGCCGGACGAAGCCCCGCAAGGCAGCCAGGCGCCGCGCCCCGCCCACGGCTTCGGCACCCGTCGCGCTCAACGCCAGGTGCGGCGCGAACGCCAGGGGCATCAGGGCCTGCACCAGGGGAGCCAGATCCCCGGAGAGGAACTCCTCGCCCAGATAGGCGTGGAGGGCTTCCGGATGGTCGAGGGCCTGAAGCGGGCCCCGGTCGGCACCGCGCGCGGCGAAGGCCACGCCGGCTGCCCAGCCGCGCGTGCGCTCGCAGAGGTCCCTCGCGACGTCCGGCCCGAAACCGACCAGGGCGTCGATCTCCTCGGGCCGGAAAGCCAGATCTTCCTCGTCGAGTTCCAGCAACTCGCCCCTCAGGCGCAAATCGGCCATCCGGATCTCCGGAATGCCCCTGCCCGCCAGGATCACCTGGCCGGGATCCGGGAAGTAGCGCACGAGTGTCTCCAGGCCGCCAAGCGTGTCGGGATCGGAGCCGAGGTGCTGCGCGTCGTCGAAGACCAGGACCAGGGGCCGATCGCCAAGCTCGTCGCAAAGCGCGCCAAAGGTGGCCTGCAGCCCCGACCTGCCCAGGGAGTCGAGGATCGCCCGGGGCTGTGCTGACAGGTCCGGCACGCGGTCGGCCACGCCCGCCAGGACGTGAGCCGCCATGGCGGCCGGGTCGCGGTCGCCCGGGGCCAGGCCCAGCCACAGGAGGGGAGACTCGATCGATCGGGTGTAGTCGGCCAGGAGCGTGGTCTTGCCGGTGCCCGGGCCACCGCGCACGACGGTCAGCCGGCAGCCGGGCGCTCGGCCGGCGGCCATGTGCTCGATCAGGCGGCCCCTGGTGAGGTGGGGCTGTGCCGGACCAGGCACCAGGAACTTCCGCCAGATGATCTGGAGGGACATCGACGCCTAAGGTTAACCCCTCCGCGCCCCTTCCCGACAGAGCTCCGGTGGTCCGGACAGCAGTTGGTCAGCAACGCCCCGGACAAGGTCGATGTGAGCCCGCGGAGCGAAGGGCCCGGGGCCCAGAGGAGAAGGATAGGCGCCAGTCGCCGGCACTCAGAAAGGGGTGTGTGATGGTGAAGCAGATTTCCCGGCGGATGCCGATGGTCAACCAGGGCCGCCCGCAGGCCCCGCAGCAGCAGGATCGCGACCGCCTCTCCGGCCAGCGGCCGCAGACCGGGATCCCCGCCGGCCTCCTGGGCCGCGACGGCCTCGAACTCACCCGGCAGCCCGGCCCGGATCTCGGCCAAGGCAAGCCCGGCATCGGCCTCGGCGAAAGCAAGCCCGGCCTCGGCGAAAGCAAGCCCGGCCTTGGCCACGGCAAGCCCGGTGTCGGCCACGGCAAGCCCGGTGTCGGCCACGGCAAGCCCGGCCCTGGCCACGGCAAGCCCAGTGTCGGCCACGGCAAGCCCGGCGACAGCGAAATCAAGCCCGAGCGCAAG harbors:
- a CDS encoding AAA family ATPase; translated protein: MSLQIIWRKFLVPGPAQPHLTRGRLIEHMAAGRAPGCRLTVVRGGPGTGKTTLLADYTRSIESPLLWLGLAPGDRDPAAMAAHVLAGVADRVPDLSAQPRAILDSLGRSGLQATFGALCDELGDRPLVLVFDDAQHLGSDPDTLGGLETLVRYFPDPGQVILAGRGIPEIRMADLRLRGELLELDEEDLAFRPEEIDALVGFGPDVARDLCERTRGWAAGVAFAARGADRGPLQALDHPEALHAYLGEEFLSGDLAPLVQALMPLAFAPHLALSATGAEAVGGARRLAALRGFVRQTDAGLEINPLFREWLQREFVATRPLAEQATVFRALADRAEPGAAIGLLLRAGDVAEAQRILVEAFQPFLRDGREATVAEAPGCVPGATAPGVGVVAGHRGRVAAAVGELPGRGGTPGGRGAAGARRGGRRLPDHGPGFAGGRPRRPG